TCACGTCCGGCACCACCAGCACGCCACGCTCGGCGAGGATGTCGTCGGCTTGCGGCGTGGTCGGGCCGTTGGCGCCTTCGACCACGATGCGCGCACGTACACGCTCCGCGATGGCGGCGGTGATCTGGCCTTCGAGGGCGGCCGGCACCAGGTACTCGGTTTCCAGCGCCCAGAATTCTTCGGTGGAGATATCACTGGCGCCGGCGAAGCCGTTCACGCCGCCGCGTTCGGCCGCGTGGCGCGCGAGCAAGGTCGGGTCGATGCCGCGCTCGTCATGAACCTGCCCGCTGTGATCCTGCACCGCGATCACGCGCGCGCCGGCGCGGTGAAAACAGCGGGCCGCGGCGGCGCCGACATTGCCGAAGCCTTGCAACACCACCCGCGCGCCGTCGAGTTCCACGCCGGCGCGACGCCCCGCCTCCGCCGCCACCACGAACACGCCGCGCCCGGTCGCGTCGCGGCGCCCGAAACTGCCGCCGATGGCGAGCGGCTTGCCGGTCACGATGCCGGTGGTGGTGCGGCCCTGGTTCATGGAATAGGTGTCCATCATCCACGCCATGATCTGTTCGTTGGTGTTGACGTCGGGCGCGGGGATGTCCTTGTCCGGGCCGATGATGAGATTGAGTTCACTGGCATAGCGCCGCGTGAGGCGCTCGAGTTCGGACGCCGACAAGACGCGCGGATCGACCCGCACCCCGCCCTTGGCGCCACCGTAGGGCAGGTTGACCGCCGCGTTCTTGACCGACATCCAACCCGCCAGCGCCATCACCTCCGGCAAGGACACCTGCGGGTGATAGCGGATGCCGCCCTTGCCCGGACCGCGTGCCAGGCTGTGCTGCACGCGGTAGCCCTCGAAGTGCGCGAAGCTGCCGTCATCCATGCGCACCGGCACGTCGACGATCAGGATGCGCTTGGGCTGCTTGAGCGATTCCACCCAGCGCGCCAGCGTGCCGAGATGGGGCGTGGCGCGGTCCAATTGCTCGACGAAGGTTCGCCACGGCGCCAGGTCGCCGGCGCCGAGATAGGAAGGAAGCGACATGGTCATGGCATGACTACCTGCATGGGGGTGTGAGTATCGCGATCGCGCCGCGTGGCTTTCGACGCTGCCGTCCGACCGACACGAATGACGATACAATCGCGGCATGGACATCGATCATCGACAACGCATCCTACGCTTCGATGGCGCGCGCAACGTGCGCGACCTCGGCGGCCTGCCCACCGTGCACGGCACCAACACCCGCCATGGTGTCATCATTCCGCGCCGATGGTCTGTCGCGCCTGACGGACGACGATCTCGCCCGCCTCGCCGCCTTGCGCCTGCGCACGATTGTCGATCTGCGCTTCGAGGAAGAACGCCAGCGCGCGCCGGATCGTGTGCCATCCGACCAGCCGCCGGGCTTCTTTCTGCGCGGTTTCTATCCCAACGGCACCGAAGACCTGTTCCACGCCATCAATGTGCGCGGCGTCGGCCCGGACGAAGCAGCGGCGATGATGTGCGCCAATTACGCGCGCATGCCTTTCGATCACGCGGCCGAATTCCGCGACGTCATGCATCACATCATCGCCGACGGCACCGCCCCGCACCTCGTGCACTGCGCGAGCGGCAAGGACCGCACCGGCCTGCTGGTGGCATTCGTGCTGCTGGCGGTGGGCGTGCCGCTCGCCGTGGTGTTCGAGGATTACCACCTGAGCAATGGCGACTGGCAACCGCTGGACATGTTCGCGCCGGCGGCGCGCCAGGACACCATCGCCGCGGTGATGGCCGCGCCGCGCGAATACCTGCAGTCGGGGCTCGATGCGATCGCGGAACGCTGTGGCGACATGGATACCTATCTCGAACAGTGGTTGGGGTTCGGGACGCGGGAAAAAGATGCCCTGGCGCGCTTGATGCTGGAGTAAGGACTTGTGGGTCGGACTTCAGTCTGACATTCAGTCGCCAAGCCAAGAATTCGAATTGTCAGACTGAAGTCTGACCCACAAAGCATGGCTTCACGAGCTGGAGTCGTTCAGTTCAAGCTACGCGCCATGCGCGTGCGCCAGCCCTTGACCCGCTCGTCGGCGCCCAGCACGTTGAATATGTCGACCAGGGTCTTGCGCACCGCGCCGTCCCGCCACGCGCGCTGACGTGGCAGCATGGCCAGCAGGTCCTCGACCGCGAGTTCGAAGTCCCCGCCGACCGCGGCGCGCACAGCGGCGCGATAGCGCGTCGCGACTTCGTCATCGCCGAGATCGCCGTCGGCGGCGTCGGCCAGGGCGAGGCGTGCGTTCAATGGCTCGATATCCTTGCCGACCTGCAGATTGGGCGGCAGCACGGCGAGCAGGGCGCGCGTGTCATCGACACGGCCGAGGCCAAGGTAGAGTTCGGCCAACGCGAAGTGCACGCGGTAGTCCGCGGCATCGATGGCGTGGGCGCGTTCGAGTTCGGCGATCGCCGTCTCGACATCGCCCGCCGACAAGGCCGTGTGGGCGGCGGCGACGGCATCGTCGCTGGCGCGCGCCAGGTGCGGCCTGACCAGGCGTTCCAGCGCCGCCAGCGGCTGCGCGCCGACCGCCTGGCCGACCACCTCACCGTGACGAAACACCATCAGCGTCGGCAGGCTGCGGATGCTGTAACGGGCGGCAAGCTCCTGCTCGGCATCGGTGTCGACCTTGACCACCGCCAACGCGCCATCCAGGCGCGTCACCAGTTCTTCCAGCACCGGCGCCAGCTGTCGACAGGGCGCACACCAGTTCGCCCAGAAATCCACCAGCACCGCCTGTTGTCGGGACCGCGCCAACACCGCCGCCTCGAAGTCGGCGGCGCCGGCATGGCTGATCAGCTCGCTGCTCACGCCCTTCCCTCCTCGCCGTGGCGACTTACTTCTTTTCCGCCAGCAGGCGATCGCGCACTTCGCGGCGCAGGATCTTGTTGGCCGCGCTCTTGGGCAGTTCCGGCCACAGCGCAATGCCCTTGGGGCGCTTGTAGTTGGCGAGCTTATCGCGCGCGAACTGGTTCAAGGCTTCGAGATCGAGGTCCGGCCGGCCTGCCACCACGGCATGCACCATGTCGCCCCATTTCTCGTCGGGCAGACCGACCACCGCCGCCTCCACCACGCCTTCGAAGGCCATCAGTACGTCTTCGACTTCGCGCGGGTAGACGTTGTAGCCGCCCGAGATCAGCATGTCGTTCTTGCGATCGACCAGGTAGTAGAAACCGTCCTCGTCCATGTAGCCGACATCGCCGGTGTGCAGCCAGCCGCTGCGGAAGGCCTGCTCGGTCGCTTCCGGGCGATTCCAGTAATAGGCCATGGTCTGCGGGCCGCGGCACACGATCTCGCCCACTTCGCCGGGCGGCAGCACCTTGTCGTCGTCATCGAACACCGCGCATTCGACGAAGGTGAACGGTCGGCCGCAGGAACCGACGCGGGAGTGGTCTTCGGGTTTCAGACAGGTGATGACCATCGGGCTCTCGGCCTGGCCGTAGCACTGCGCGAAGATGCGTCCGAAGCGCGCTTCGGCGCGACTCAAGAGGCTCGGCGCGATGGGCGAGGCGCCATAGGAGATCTTGCGCAGGTTGAAACTCGCACCGTCGAGTTCGGGCTGCTCGAGGATCATGGCCAGCATGGTCGGCACCAGGAAGGTGTGGCTGGCCTTCTCACGGCTGGCGAGCGCGATGAATTCGGCGGCGTCGAATTTCTTCATCACCAGCGAACGCACGCCGCGCGCGATGGCCGGCAGGAAGAATGCGCCCGAAGCGTGGGCGATGGGCGCCGCGTGCAGGAAGGTGTTGCCCGGTTCGAGGTCGGGCACGAGATCCATGAGGAAGGCCGACAGTTCGGCCAGTTCGCCACGGGTGGTCAAGGTCACGGCCTTGGCCTTGCCGGTGGTGCCGCCGGTATACCCCAGGCGCAGCGGCGCATCGAGCGCGCGATCGACCATGCACGGGCGCTCGTCCTTGTGATCGAACATGGCCGCGAACTCGGCACTGCCAATCTGGATGTCGGTCTCGAGCCCGTCGATATCGTCGTGGATCACCGCGCGGCTGCCGCTGTCGGCCAACTTGTAGCGGTGGTTGTCCAGGGTTTCGCGGGTATTGAGTCCGACCCGCACCAGGCCGGCCTTGGCCAGCGCGTAATAGGCCACCAGGCACTCGATGCTGTTGGGCAGCAGCACGCCGACGCGATCGCCGGGCTGCAGGCCACGCGCCAGCAGGGCGTTGCCGATGATGTCGGTCAGGCGATCGAATTGGCGGAAGCTGACGTCACGCGTGCCTTCGGTCAGGCAGGTGGCGTCGCCGTAATAGAGTGCCGCGCGGCGGATGAGTGAGCCGATTTGCATGAGGGTTCCAGGCAATTGGAGGTCGGATGACCGGGGCGCGGATCATGGCATCGCTGGCGCGGCCGTGCCAAGCGCCAACCCGGCCTGGCGTGCTTCAGCCGGCGCCGCGCAGCACCGCCTGCATGCGCGGTCTGTCCAGCGCGCCTTCCCAGCGCGCCACCACCACCGTCGCCACGCCGTTGCCGATGAAATTGGTCAGGGCGCGCGCCTCGGACATGAAGCGATCGATGCCGAGGATCAGGGCAAGGCCCGCCACCGGAATGCCGGGCACCACCGCGAGCGTCGCGGCGAGGGTGATGAAGCCCGCGCCGGTCACGCCCGAGGCGCCCTTGGAGGTCAGCATCGCCACGCCCAGCAAGGTCAGCTCTTCACGTAGCGTCAAGTCGATGTCCAGCGCCTGCGCGACGAACAGGGCGGCCATGGTGAGGTAGATATTGGTGCCGTCGAGATTGAACGAATAGCCGGACGGCACCACCAGGCCCACCACCGAGCGCTCGCAGCCGAGGCCTTCGAGCTTGTTCATGAGCGGCACCAGCGCCGCCTCCGAGGATGAAGTGCCGAGCACCGTCAGCAGTTCGTCCTTGATGTAGACCACGAAACGCACGATGTTGAAGCCGGTGGCGGCAGCAATGGCGCCCAGCACGCCCACCACGAACACGATACAGGTGAGATAGAAACTGCCCATCAACGCCGCCAGCGGTTTCAACGCGGCGATGCCGTAATTGCCGACCGTGAAGGCCATGGCGCCGGCCGCACCGAGCGGCGCGAGCTTCATGATGATGTTCATGATGGCGAACAGGGCCTGCGACACGGCGGCGATCACGGGCTGCAGGGTGTCGCGCGCCGGTCCAATCTTGAGCAGCGCCGCGCCGAACAGCAGCGCCAGCAGCAACACCTGCAACAGGTCGCCATTGCCGGTGAAGGCGTCGACGAAAGTGCGCGGAATGATGTGCAAGACGAAATCGGTCGCGCTCTGTTCGGAGGCCGCCTGGCTGTAGCGCGTCACCGCCTGGGCGTCGAGCGTCGCCGGGTCGATGTGAAAGCCGTGGCCGGGACGCAGCACGTGCATGACGACGAGGCCCAGCGCCAGGGCCGCGGTCGACACCACCTCAAAATAGATCAGCGCGCGCGCACCGACGCGGCCAACCTTGCGCATGTCGCCCGAACCGGCAATGCCCAGCACCACGGTGCAGAACACGATCGGGCCGATCAGCATTTTCACCAGCGCAATGAAGCCATCGCCGAGCGGCTTCAGGGCCACCGCCTGCTGCGGGTAGAAATGCCCCAACAACGCG
The Pseudomonadota bacterium DNA segment above includes these coding regions:
- the dctA gene encoding C4-dicarboxylate transporter DctA; this encodes MPEQVAPPPGGEGGSLYLRVLVAIAAGALLGHFYPQQAVALKPLGDGFIALVKMLIGPIVFCTVVLGIAGSGDMRKVGRVGARALIYFEVVSTAALALGLVVMHVLRPGHGFHIDPATLDAQAVTRYSQAASEQSATDFVLHIIPRTFVDAFTGNGDLLQVLLLALLFGAALLKIGPARDTLQPVIAAVSQALFAIMNIIMKLAPLGAAGAMAFTVGNYGIAALKPLAALMGSFYLTCIVFVVGVLGAIAAATGFNIVRFVVYIKDELLTVLGTSSSEAALVPLMNKLEGLGCERSVVGLVVPSGYSFNLDGTNIYLTMAALFVAQALDIDLTLREELTLLGVAMLTSKGASGVTGAGFITLAATLAVVPGIPVAGLALILGIDRFMSEARALTNFIGNGVATVVVARWEGALDRPRMQAVLRGAG
- a CDS encoding AMP-binding protein; translation: MQIGSLIRRAALYYGDATCLTEGTRDVSFRQFDRLTDIIGNALLARGLQPGDRVGVLLPNSIECLVAYYALAKAGLVRVGLNTRETLDNHRYKLADSGSRAVIHDDIDGLETDIQIGSAEFAAMFDHKDERPCMVDRALDAPLRLGYTGGTTGKAKAVTLTTRGELAELSAFLMDLVPDLEPGNTFLHAAPIAHASGAFFLPAIARGVRSLVMKKFDAAEFIALASREKASHTFLVPTMLAMILEQPELDGASFNLRKISYGASPIAPSLLSRAEARFGRIFAQCYGQAESPMVITCLKPEDHSRVGSCGRPFTFVECAVFDDDDKVLPPGEVGEIVCRGPQTMAYYWNRPEATEQAFRSGWLHTGDVGYMDEDGFYYLVDRKNDMLISGGYNVYPREVEDVLMAFEGVVEAAVVGLPDEKWGDMVHAVVAGRPDLDLEALNQFARDKLANYKRPKGIALWPELPKSAANKILRREVRDRLLAEKK
- a CDS encoding Glu/Leu/Phe/Val dehydrogenase; translated protein: MTMSLPSYLGAGDLAPWRTFVEQLDRATPHLGTLARWVESLKQPKRILIVDVPVRMDDGSFAHFEGYRVQHSLARGPGKGGIRYHPQVSLPEVMALAGWMSVKNAAVNLPYGGAKGGVRVDPRVLSASELERLTRRYASELNLIIGPDKDIPAPDVNTNEQIMAWMMDTYSMNQGRTTTGIVTGKPLAIGGSFGRRDATGRGVFVVAAEAGRRAGVELDGARVVLQGFGNVGAAAARCFHRAGARVIAVQDHSGQVHDERGIDPTLLARHAAERGGVNGFAGASDISTEEFWALETEYLVPAALEGQITAAIAERVRARIVVEGANGPTTPQADDILAERGVLVVPDVIANAGGVIVSYFEWVQDFASYFWTEAEVNERLDRIIRDAFVAIWQLAGERGVSLRTATFIVGCTRILDAMELRGLYP
- the trxA gene encoding thioredoxin, giving the protein MSSELISHAGAADFEAAVLARSRQQAVLVDFWANWCAPCRQLAPVLEELVTRLDGALAVVKVDTDAEQELAARYSIRSLPTLMVFRHGEVVGQAVGAQPLAALERLVRPHLARASDDAVAAAHTALSAGDVETAIAELERAHAIDAADYRVHFALAELYLGLGRVDDTRALLAVLPPNLQVGKDIEPLNARLALADAADGDLGDDEVATRYRAAVRAAVGGDFELAVEDLLAMLPRQRAWRDGAVRKTLVDIFNVLGADERVKGWRTRMARSLN
- a CDS encoding tyrosine-protein phosphatase, producing MVSSFRADGLSRLTDDDLARLAALRLRTIVDLRFEEERQRAPDRVPSDQPPGFFLRGFYPNGTEDLFHAINVRGVGPDEAAAMMCANYARMPFDHAAEFRDVMHHIIADGTAPHLVHCASGKDRTGLLVAFVLLAVGVPLAVVFEDYHLSNGDWQPLDMFAPAARQDTIAAVMAAPREYLQSGLDAIAERCGDMDTYLEQWLGFGTREKDALARLMLE